Within the Dehalococcoidia bacterium genome, the region CATCGATGTCAGGCCGAGGCGCCTCGCGCGTATCTGCGGATCGTCTGGATTAAATCCGGAGCCGTCATCTCGCACCGTGAGTGTCACGGGCACGGCGAGGTCAAGCTCGACGGCGATCGCTCGCGCGCCGCTGTGCTTCAGCGCGTTGTTGAGCGCCTCCTGTGCGATGCGGAAGATGTCGCGTTCGACGCCGGCCGGCAATCGCCGCTCGCCGCCGACGCGTAGCTCGATCTCGGCGCCGCGCACCTGCCGCAACACGTCGACATGCTTCCGTAGGGTGCCAGTCAGTCCCTCCATCTCGAGGTCCGCCGGCCGCAACTCGAAGATCAACGAGCGCATCTCGCGGACGGCGTCCTGCGCCATCTGCTTGAGCTTGTTGAGTTGTGCCTTCGCCATGTCGTTATCGCGCCCGAGAAGGGTATCCGCAGCCTCCGCGGTGAGCGCCAGGCTGAACAGTGTCTGCGTCACGGAGTCGTGCAGCTCCCGCGCCAGCCGGTTCCGCTCCTCGATCACGCTCAACTCGCGACTGCGCTCGTACAGCCGCGCATTCTCGATCGAGATCGCGGCGTGCGCTGCCAGCATTTCGATCAGCTTCTGGTCCTCTTCGCTGAAATGCGCGTCGCCCAGCTTGTCCGTGAGGTAAAACGCACCGATGATCCGCGACTTGGAGACGATCGGTACGCCGAGGAACGATCGCATGTCCGGGTGCGCCGAAGGCCATCCCCAGAACCGCGGATCACGCTGGATGTTCGGCGTGCGAAATGGCGCCGGATCCTCGAGCATCGCGCCGAGCAGGCCGTGGGTGCGTGGAAGCGGGCCGATGCGCGCGATCTGGTCGTCGGCGATGCCGGAGGTGATGAACTGCTCGAATCCGCCCTCGCCGTCGGGGATGCCGAGTGCGGCGTAGCGGGCGCCGGCCAGCTCACGCGCCGCGTCGACCATCTTCTGGAATGCCCGCTCGACCGTGACTTCGGCCGTGATCGATAGCAGCGCGTCACTCATCGCGCGCAGCGCTCGATCTCCCGGCTGCGGG harbors:
- a CDS encoding GAF domain-containing sensor histidine kinase; this translates as MKDDPQPGDRALRAMSDALLSITAEVTVERAFQKMVDAARELAGARYAALGIPDGEGGFEQFITSGIADDQIARIGPLPRTHGLLGAMLEDPAPFRTPNIQRDPRFWGWPSAHPDMRSFLGVPIVSKSRIIGAFYLTDKLGDAHFSEEDQKLIEMLAAHAAISIENARLYERSRELSVIEERNRLARELHDSVTQTLFSLALTAEAADTLLGRDNDMAKAQLNKLKQMAQDAVREMRSLIFELRPADLEMEGLTGTLRKHVDVLRQVRGAEIELRVGGERRLPAGVERDIFRIAQEALNNALKHSGARAIAVELDLAVPVTLTVRDDGSGFNPDDPQIRARRLGLTSMHERATMLGGRLTIDSSGRGTTVRLEVDA